In one Brevibacillus composti genomic region, the following are encoded:
- the dnaJ gene encoding molecular chaperone DnaJ, with the protein MKRDYYEVLGVSKDADAEEIKKAYRKLARQFHPDVNKEADAEEKFKEVKEAYDVLSDQQKRAQYDRFGHQDPNQGFGGGGFGGFDASGMGGFGDIFDMFFGGGRRANPNAPRKGADLQFGLSIDFIDAVFGKETDVEIPKEAECDTCHGSGAKPGTGVETCHTCKGTGHQEVVANTPFGRIVNKRVCPTCEGKGKVVKEKCTSCRGAGRVKIRRKIHLNIPAGVDDGAQLRVSGEGEPGFNGGPPGDLYVVLRVKSHEFFEREGNDIYCEVPITFAQAALGDEIEVPTVDGRVKLKIPAGTQTETYFRLRGKGVPFLRGNGRGDQHVKARVVTPTKLTDRQKELLREFAELSGEAPGHYAAEDNESFFDRMKRAFRGE; encoded by the coding sequence ATGAAACGGGATTATTACGAGGTGTTGGGCGTCTCCAAGGATGCGGATGCCGAAGAAATTAAAAAGGCGTACCGCAAATTGGCACGACAGTTCCACCCCGATGTAAATAAAGAGGCGGACGCCGAAGAGAAGTTCAAGGAAGTCAAAGAAGCGTACGATGTTCTGTCTGACCAGCAAAAGCGCGCCCAGTACGACCGGTTTGGCCATCAGGACCCGAATCAGGGCTTTGGCGGCGGCGGATTCGGCGGTTTTGACGCGTCCGGCATGGGCGGCTTCGGAGACATCTTCGACATGTTCTTTGGCGGCGGCCGCAGAGCGAATCCAAATGCACCCCGCAAAGGCGCGGATCTGCAGTTTGGGCTTTCCATTGACTTTATCGATGCCGTATTCGGAAAAGAGACGGATGTGGAGATACCCAAGGAAGCGGAGTGCGACACCTGTCACGGCTCGGGTGCCAAGCCCGGGACCGGCGTGGAAACCTGCCATACGTGCAAGGGCACGGGTCATCAGGAAGTGGTGGCCAACACGCCGTTTGGACGGATTGTCAACAAGCGTGTATGCCCCACCTGCGAAGGCAAAGGAAAGGTCGTCAAGGAAAAGTGCACCTCTTGCCGCGGCGCAGGCCGGGTAAAAATCCGCCGCAAAATCCATCTCAACATTCCTGCCGGTGTGGATGACGGCGCCCAGCTCCGCGTATCCGGCGAAGGGGAACCGGGCTTTAACGGCGGACCGCCGGGAGATTTGTACGTGGTTTTGCGCGTGAAATCGCATGAGTTTTTTGAGCGCGAAGGAAACGATATCTACTGCGAAGTTCCGATTACCTTTGCACAGGCCGCATTGGGCGACGAGATCGAGGTGCCGACTGTCGACGGACGGGTGAAGCTGAAGATTCCCGCCGGCACACAGACAGAGACGTACTTCCGTTTGCGCGGCAAGGGCGTGCCGTTCCTTCGAGGAAACGGGCGCGGCGACCAGCATGTAAAGGCACGTGTAGTCACACCGACAAAACTGACGGACAGACAAAAAGAGCTGCTTCGCGAGTTTGCCGAACTGTCGGGTGAAGCGCCGGGCCACTATGCCGCAGAGGACAACGAGAGTTTTTTTGATAGAATGAAGCGGGCGTTTCGAGGAGAGTAG
- a CDS encoding 16S rRNA (uracil(1498)-N(3))-methyltransferase, giving the protein MQRYFVEPHLFSMQEITITGDDVHHIVNVMRAKSGEEILVSDGAGRTARARLESLSGKEVVATVLELLDEKRELPIRITIGQGLPKGEKMEWILQKGTEMGAFAFFPFSSDRTIVKLDEKKESKKLERWGRIVKEAAEQSHRSVLPKLLAPASFRQMLTAASDYTRAVIAYEKEGGTTLHEVLPTLSPGDSLLVLIGPEGGFTLEEVAAAEAAGIRPVSLGPRILRTETASQYVLAAASYQFER; this is encoded by the coding sequence ATGCAAAGATATTTTGTTGAGCCACACCTCTTTTCCATGCAAGAGATTACGATCACAGGCGACGACGTTCACCATATCGTAAACGTGATGAGAGCGAAGAGCGGCGAGGAAATCCTCGTCAGCGACGGGGCGGGACGCACGGCGCGCGCTCGGCTCGAATCCTTGTCTGGCAAGGAAGTGGTGGCCACCGTCCTGGAGCTTCTGGACGAGAAGCGGGAGCTGCCGATAAGAATCACGATCGGACAGGGACTGCCGAAAGGCGAAAAGATGGAGTGGATCCTGCAAAAGGGAACGGAAATGGGCGCGTTCGCTTTTTTTCCTTTTTCTTCAGACCGCACCATCGTCAAGCTGGATGAAAAAAAAGAATCCAAAAAGCTGGAGCGCTGGGGGCGTATCGTCAAGGAAGCAGCGGAACAGTCGCACCGCAGCGTGCTGCCCAAGCTGCTCGCGCCCGCCTCTTTTCGGCAGATGCTGACTGCAGCCTCCGATTATACGCGCGCGGTCATCGCCTATGAAAAAGAGGGCGGCACTACGCTGCACGAGGTGCTGCCAACCCTTTCGCCGGGCGACTCCCTTCTGGTCCTGATCGGCCCGGAAGGCGGATTTACGCTGGAGGAAGTGGCAGCGGCGGAAGCGGCAGGCATTCGGCCGGTATCGCTGGGGCCCCGCATTCTGCGCACAGAGACGGCCAGCCAATATGTTCTCGCTGCGGCATCGTACCAGTTTGAACGTTAG
- the prmA gene encoding 50S ribosomal protein L11 methyltransferase: MKWSEISIHTTAEAVDAVSNLFYEMGANGVVIEDPEVLHRDWDTPFGEIYQLSPDDFPAEGVFVKAYLAAESSSLGELLEELKQQLDQLTGYGLDIGKGTIAVNDVHEDEWAHAWKKYYKPVHVSERMTIKPVWEEYQPKRADEVIIEMDPGMAFGTGTHPTTILCLRALEKYMQPGDRIYDVGTGTAILSIAAVKLGAEHVLAMDLDEVAVRSAQANTELNGVDEKITVRQNNLLEGIEETVDLVVANILAEIIVRFTDDVYRVLKEDGTFIASGIIEAKAEEVKKAMEASGLAIVETIFIDDWVAIIAKKR; the protein is encoded by the coding sequence ATGAAATGGTCGGAAATTAGTATCCATACGACAGCGGAGGCAGTAGACGCAGTGTCCAATCTTTTTTATGAGATGGGAGCCAACGGGGTCGTGATCGAGGACCCGGAGGTACTGCATCGCGACTGGGATACCCCGTTTGGTGAAATCTACCAGCTATCCCCGGATGATTTTCCGGCCGAGGGCGTATTCGTCAAAGCGTATCTCGCCGCGGAGAGCAGCAGCTTGGGAGAGCTGCTGGAGGAGCTGAAGCAGCAGCTGGACCAATTGACTGGCTACGGTCTGGACATTGGGAAAGGCACCATTGCGGTAAATGACGTCCATGAAGACGAATGGGCCCACGCCTGGAAAAAGTACTACAAGCCGGTGCATGTTTCGGAGCGGATGACCATCAAGCCGGTATGGGAGGAGTACCAGCCCAAACGCGCGGATGAAGTGATCATCGAGATGGATCCGGGCATGGCCTTCGGGACAGGCACGCATCCGACGACGATTTTATGCCTCCGGGCTTTGGAGAAATACATGCAGCCGGGAGACCGGATCTACGATGTCGGCACGGGTACGGCCATCCTCAGCATTGCCGCAGTCAAGCTGGGGGCGGAGCATGTGCTGGCGATGGACCTGGATGAGGTGGCAGTCCGCTCCGCACAGGCAAATACCGAGCTGAATGGAGTAGACGAGAAGATTACGGTGCGGCAGAACAACCTCCTGGAAGGAATCGAGGAGACTGTCGATCTCGTCGTAGCCAATATTCTCGCCGAGATCATCGTCCGCTTTACCGATGACGTCTACCGCGTGCTGAAAGAGGATGGCACCTTTATCGCCTCCGGGATCATCGAAGCCAAGGCCGAAGAAGTGAAGAAAGCGATGGAAGCCTCCGGACTTGCCATCGTGGAAACCATTTTCATCGATGATTGGGTAGCTATTATCGCAAAAAAACGATAA
- a CDS encoding LrgB family protein: MLDILLAILVTLGAYRLAIYAGRRSRHIQPVVVATICTWVIWWLISGDWESYQMGGEWISYWVGPATVALAVPLAKQMRVFSDIWRGVLLGVAAGCLVAITTVLGIGWLFGMDEVLTKSMLTKSVTTPIAVELTKNIGGVPALAAFFVALTGIAGVAMARPLLSLFGVKDDWAIGIAVGTSAHAIGTASLNRVSQVQTAASSVAMIVAGIVTAICVIPFSF; the protein is encoded by the coding sequence ATGCTTGATATCCTTCTGGCCATACTGGTCACGCTTGGCGCCTATCGCTTGGCCATCTATGCGGGGCGTCGCTCCCGCCATATACAGCCCGTCGTAGTGGCGACGATCTGCACCTGGGTGATCTGGTGGCTGATCAGCGGCGATTGGGAGTCCTACCAGATGGGCGGCGAATGGATCTCCTACTGGGTCGGACCGGCGACTGTGGCACTGGCTGTTCCCCTGGCGAAACAGATGCGGGTCTTTTCCGATATCTGGCGAGGGGTCCTGCTCGGGGTCGCAGCGGGCTGTCTGGTCGCGATCACGACCGTTCTGGGGATCGGCTGGCTGTTTGGTATGGACGAAGTGCTGACAAAAAGCATGCTGACCAAATCGGTCACCACGCCGATTGCCGTGGAGCTGACGAAAAATATCGGCGGGGTTCCCGCATTGGCCGCCTTCTTTGTGGCATTGACCGGGATCGCCGGGGTAGCGATGGCCAGACCGCTGTTGTCCCTGTTCGGGGTAAAGGATGACTGGGCTATCGGCATCGCGGTCGGCACCAGCGCCCACGCCATCGGCACAGCCAGCCTGAACCGCGTCTCGCAGGTCCAGACGGCTGCATCCAGCGTAGCGATGATCGTCGCCGGGATTGTGACCGCAATCTGCGTCATTCCGTTTTCGTTCTAA
- a CDS encoding NUDIX hydrolase, producing the protein MKEISAGGVVYQATDNSLMIMLIEDRYGKVTLAKGKQELGETIEETALREILEETGVRGRLGEKLDTIYYNYHHPVTGELVDKEVHYYLVEAYSTEVVVQEEEINAVHWHSPEEAWTLQQDKGYRNNDHVLRLALHQLGIEV; encoded by the coding sequence ATGAAGGAAATATCCGCAGGTGGAGTCGTCTATCAAGCCACGGACAACAGCCTGATGATCATGCTGATTGAAGATCGCTATGGGAAAGTGACCCTCGCCAAGGGCAAGCAGGAACTGGGGGAAACGATTGAAGAAACAGCGCTCCGCGAGATACTGGAAGAGACGGGTGTGAGAGGGCGGCTGGGTGAAAAGCTGGACACCATCTACTACAACTATCATCATCCGGTAACAGGAGAGCTGGTTGATAAAGAGGTTCACTACTATCTGGTCGAAGCGTACTCCACGGAAGTCGTCGTACAGGAAGAAGAGATCAATGCCGTGCACTGGCATTCTCCGGAGGAAGCCTGGACGCTGCAGCAGGACAAGGGGTACCGCAACAACGATCATGTGCTTCGCTTGGCTTTGCACCAATTGGGGATTGAGGTGTAG
- a CDS encoding Na/Pi cotransporter family protein, with the protein MVGAVLAPFTFGLSFFLLGMYAMRTGFQNLAGKKMADWLARFTRTPMHSFWVGLLSTFVLQSSSAVTVLTIGLTHAGMINFAQTVGIILGTNVGTTVTTELIALRLETFAVPMLLAGVALWLMPNRLTRCTGLVVAGFGLIFLGIDTMQVMAKPLQQSETFRSLFLESRHSIWLGLLTGTVFTGLIHSSSATTAITMGLMSHQVLSMETALAIVLGANIGTCFTAVIASIGTNAASRQVAWCHTLFNVAGALLFLPFLTQLAAISAALTDSPSMQIAHSQTIFNVVCSVAALPFAHQIAAVIRWIVPDRRKT; encoded by the coding sequence GTGGTAGGTGCCGTCCTCGCTCCGTTTACGTTTGGACTGAGCTTTTTTCTCTTGGGCATGTACGCCATGCGGACCGGCTTTCAAAACCTCGCCGGGAAAAAAATGGCCGACTGGCTGGCCCGCTTCACGCGTACGCCGATGCACAGCTTTTGGGTGGGTCTCTTGTCCACCTTTGTCCTGCAAAGCTCCAGCGCCGTGACGGTTCTGACGATCGGACTGACACACGCAGGAATGATCAATTTCGCCCAGACCGTAGGCATCATCCTCGGAACCAACGTCGGGACCACGGTCACGACCGAACTGATTGCCCTTCGCCTCGAAACGTTCGCCGTCCCGATGCTGCTGGCGGGGGTAGCTCTCTGGCTCATGCCAAACAGACTGACGCGCTGCACAGGTCTTGTCGTGGCTGGATTCGGACTGATTTTTCTCGGAATCGACACGATGCAGGTGATGGCCAAACCGCTGCAGCAGTCGGAAACATTCCGCTCCCTGTTCCTGGAGAGCCGCCACTCGATATGGCTCGGACTGCTCACCGGGACTGTCTTTACCGGTTTGATCCACAGCAGTTCAGCCACCACCGCCATTACGATGGGGCTGATGTCCCATCAGGTGCTCAGCATGGAAACCGCGCTGGCCATCGTCCTCGGTGCCAATATCGGCACCTGCTTTACCGCCGTGATCGCCAGCATCGGAACCAATGCGGCATCCAGACAAGTGGCCTGGTGCCACACGCTCTTCAATGTAGCGGGCGCTCTCTTGTTTTTGCCGTTTTTGACGCAGCTGGCTGCAATCAGTGCCGCCTTGACGGACAGCCCTTCGATGCAAATTGCCCATTCGCAGACGATTTTCAATGTGGTCTGCTCGGTGGCCGCGCTGCCATTTGCCCATCAGATCGCCGCTGTCATCCGGTGGATCGTTCCCGACCGAAGAAAAACGTGA
- the dnaK gene encoding molecular chaperone DnaK — MSRVIGIDLGTTNSCVAVMEGGEPVVIPNPEGNRTTPSVVAFKNGERIVGEAAKRQAITNPDNTVMSVKRYMGTNHKVTLEGKEYTPQEVSAMILQKLKADAEAYLGQPVTQAVITVPAYFNDSQRQATKDAGKIAGLEVLRIVNEPTAAALAYGMEKSEDQTVLVYDLGGGTFDVSILELSEGFFEVKATSGDNQLGGDDFDQVIIDYLVSEFKKEHGIDLSKDRMAQQRLKDAAEKAKKDLSGVLTTTISLPFITADATGPKHLELNLTRAKFEELSAHLVERTMGPTRQALQDAGLSPNQIDRVILVGGSTRIPAVQEAIKKFTGKEPHKGVNPDEVVALGAAVQAGVLTGDVKDVVLLDVTPLSLGIETLGGVFTKLIERNTTIPTSKSQVFSTAADNQTSVEIHVLQGERQMAADNKTLGRFTLSDIPPAPRGIPQIEVSFDIDANGIVNVRAKDLGTGKEQRITITSNSGLSDEEIERMVKEAELNAEADKKRKEEVELRNEADQLVFTTEKTLKEVEGKVDQADIDKANEAKEKVKKALEANNLDEIKAAKDELSEIIQKISVKLYEQAAQAAQAAQGAEAAGAGEAKKENVVDADYEVVDEKK; from the coding sequence ATGAGTCGTGTAATCGGAATTGACCTTGGGACAACTAACTCTTGCGTAGCAGTGATGGAGGGCGGGGAGCCTGTCGTCATCCCCAATCCGGAAGGCAACCGCACTACCCCTTCTGTCGTCGCCTTCAAAAACGGCGAGCGCATCGTGGGTGAGGCAGCGAAGCGTCAGGCGATCACCAACCCTGACAATACCGTCATGTCCGTCAAGCGCTACATGGGGACGAACCATAAAGTAACATTGGAAGGCAAAGAGTATACGCCGCAAGAAGTCTCCGCGATGATCCTGCAAAAACTGAAGGCCGACGCGGAAGCGTACCTGGGCCAGCCGGTCACCCAAGCAGTGATTACTGTTCCGGCCTACTTCAATGACAGTCAGCGCCAAGCGACCAAAGACGCAGGCAAAATCGCCGGTCTGGAAGTGCTGCGCATCGTGAACGAGCCGACTGCCGCAGCGCTGGCGTACGGCATGGAGAAGAGCGAAGACCAGACCGTTCTGGTTTACGACCTGGGCGGCGGTACTTTTGACGTATCCATCCTCGAACTCTCCGAAGGGTTCTTTGAAGTAAAAGCGACTTCCGGCGACAATCAGTTGGGCGGAGACGACTTCGACCAGGTGATCATCGACTACCTCGTCAGCGAGTTCAAAAAAGAGCACGGCATCGACCTGTCCAAAGACCGCATGGCGCAGCAGCGTCTGAAGGACGCGGCAGAAAAGGCGAAGAAAGACCTCTCCGGCGTGCTGACCACGACGATCTCGCTGCCGTTCATCACGGCCGATGCGACCGGTCCGAAGCACTTGGAGCTGAACCTGACTCGCGCCAAATTCGAAGAGCTGTCGGCGCATCTCGTCGAGCGCACCATGGGTCCTACCCGTCAAGCGCTGCAAGACGCCGGCCTCTCTCCGAACCAAATCGACCGCGTCATCCTGGTAGGGGGTTCCACACGGATTCCCGCTGTACAGGAAGCGATCAAAAAGTTTACCGGCAAAGAACCGCATAAAGGCGTGAACCCGGATGAAGTCGTCGCGCTGGGTGCTGCCGTACAAGCAGGCGTGCTGACCGGTGATGTAAAAGACGTCGTACTGCTCGACGTGACTCCGCTCTCTCTCGGTATCGAAACGCTGGGCGGCGTGTTCACCAAACTGATCGAGCGCAACACGACAATCCCGACCAGCAAATCGCAGGTGTTCTCGACTGCAGCCGACAACCAGACTTCCGTCGAAATCCACGTGCTCCAAGGGGAGCGTCAGATGGCAGCGGACAACAAGACGCTGGGCCGCTTCACGCTCTCTGACATCCCGCCGGCGCCGCGCGGCATTCCGCAAATCGAAGTCTCCTTCGACATCGACGCCAACGGTATTGTCAACGTTCGTGCGAAAGATCTGGGCACCGGCAAAGAGCAGCGCATCACGATCACGTCCAACTCCGGTCTGTCCGACGAAGAGATCGAGCGCATGGTAAAAGAAGCCGAGCTGAATGCAGAAGCCGACAAGAAGCGCAAGGAAGAGGTTGAACTGCGCAACGAAGCGGATCAGCTCGTATTCACAACCGAGAAAACCCTGAAGGAAGTAGAGGGCAAGGTTGACCAGGCCGACATCGACAAGGCGAACGAAGCCAAGGAGAAAGTGAAGAAGGCGCTGGAGGCAAACAACCTCGATGAGATCAAGGCAGCCAAGGACGAGTTGTCCGAGATCATCCAGAAAATCTCCGTGAAGCTGTACGAGCAGGCGGCACAAGCAGCGCAGGCAGCACAAGGCGCTGAAGCGGCTGGGGCCGGCGAAGCGAAAAAAGAGAATGTCGTTGACGCCGATTACGAAGTCGTCGACGAGAAGAAATAA
- a CDS encoding CidA/LrgA family protein: MKIIRGIIVLLAFYGAGVLLAKWLHIPLPGNIIGMLMLTLALTTGVVKLDWVEQASELLIRHMMLFFVPILVGVASYLGIIAENPIGLLLAMVLGTACVMVVTGRVIQWYLDRRRGKEATDTIEMERRTLDA; encoded by the coding sequence GTGAAAATAATCAGGGGCATCATCGTGCTGCTCGCCTTTTACGGGGCCGGGGTGCTTTTGGCCAAATGGCTGCACATCCCACTGCCGGGCAATATCATCGGCATGCTGATGTTGACGCTCGCGCTCACGACCGGCGTGGTCAAATTGGACTGGGTCGAGCAGGCGAGCGAGCTGTTGATTCGCCATATGATGCTGTTTTTTGTCCCGATCCTGGTTGGGGTCGCCTCGTATTTGGGAATCATCGCCGAAAATCCGATCGGGCTTTTACTCGCGATGGTGCTGGGGACCGCTTGTGTGATGGTGGTAACAGGCCGCGTCATCCAGTGGTATCTGGACCGCCGAAGGGGAAAAGAGGCAACAGACACGATCGAGATGGAGAGGAGGACGCTCGATGCTTGA
- the grpE gene encoding nucleotide exchange factor GrpE, translating to MKDEKLTQDISPQQAEENMETADQQAEAAQEETGQIDWQQEAENYKAQAEELNNRLLRAMADMDNMRRRLRKEQEDLAKYASQKVVEELLPVLDNFERALSADKESMTVDSLLTGVDMVYRQMVQVFEKEGLAPIPAKGHPFDPHVHQAVMQASEPDVESGVVIEEFQKGYLFKDRVIRPAMVKVNA from the coding sequence TTGAAGGATGAAAAGTTGACGCAGGATATTTCGCCGCAGCAAGCGGAGGAGAATATGGAAACCGCTGATCAGCAGGCGGAAGCTGCACAGGAGGAGACGGGACAGATCGATTGGCAGCAGGAAGCGGAGAACTACAAGGCACAGGCCGAGGAGCTCAACAACCGCCTTTTGCGCGCCATGGCCGACATGGACAACATGAGACGCCGCCTGAGAAAAGAGCAGGAAGATCTGGCCAAATACGCCTCGCAAAAAGTGGTGGAAGAGCTGCTCCCCGTCCTGGACAACTTCGAGCGGGCCTTGTCTGCGGACAAAGAGTCGATGACCGTCGATTCGCTCCTGACGGGAGTGGACATGGTTTACCGCCAGATGGTTCAGGTGTTTGAAAAGGAAGGATTGGCACCGATTCCAGCCAAAGGCCATCCCTTTGACCCCCATGTTCACCAGGCGGTCATGCAGGCCAGCGAACCGGATGTCGAGTCCGGCGTCGTCATCGAAGAGTTCCAAAAAGGCTACCTGTTCAAGGATCGTGTCATTCGACCTGCGATGGTCAAGGTAAACGCCTAA
- the deoC gene encoding deoxyribose-phosphate aldolase: MNLNKYIDHTLLKPETTAAMIDKLCAEAKEHDFASVCVNPYWVKRCAELLAGTDVKVCTVVGFPLGASTTAVKVAETRDAIANGATEVDMVLNVGALKSGDLETVKRDVAAVKEAAGEVLLKVILETGLLTDEEKKTACELCVQAGADYVKTSTGFGPGGATVEDIALMRKAVGPDVGVKASGGVRDRAAALAMIEAGATRIGASSGIAIVSGQEASGSGY, encoded by the coding sequence ATGAATTTGAACAAGTATATTGATCACACCCTGCTCAAACCGGAAACGACCGCAGCGATGATCGACAAACTGTGCGCGGAGGCAAAAGAGCATGATTTCGCCTCCGTCTGTGTGAACCCGTACTGGGTAAAGCGCTGCGCAGAGCTACTCGCGGGCACGGATGTCAAGGTGTGCACGGTAGTCGGGTTCCCGCTGGGAGCGAGCACGACAGCCGTGAAAGTGGCCGAGACCCGCGACGCGATTGCAAACGGGGCGACGGAAGTGGACATGGTCCTGAATGTAGGAGCGCTGAAATCCGGCGATCTGGAGACCGTGAAGCGGGATGTCGCGGCGGTAAAGGAAGCGGCTGGAGAGGTACTCCTCAAAGTGATCCTGGAAACAGGACTGCTGACCGATGAAGAGAAAAAGACCGCTTGCGAGCTTTGTGTCCAAGCCGGAGCGGATTACGTGAAGACCTCTACCGGTTTTGGGCCGGGCGGTGCCACGGTGGAAGATATTGCGCTCATGCGCAAAGCAGTAGGCCCGGATGTAGGGGTAAAGGCGTCCGGCGGCGTGCGCGACCGCGCGGCGGCACTCGCCATGATCGAGGCAGGAGCCACCCGGATTGGGGCCAGCTCCGGAATCGCGATCGTAAGCGGGCAGGAAGCGTCGGGAAGCGGTTATTAA
- the mtaB gene encoding tRNA (N(6)-L-threonylcarbamoyladenosine(37)-C(2))-methylthiotransferase MtaB: protein MSTVAFHTLGCKVNSYETEAIWQLFKNSGYERVDFEQDEADVYVINTCTVTNTGDKKSRQVIRRAIRRNPDAIVAVTGCYAQTSPGEIAQIPGVDIIVGTQGREKLIEYVDQIRRERTPINAVGNIMKAREFEELDVPNFTDRTRASLKIQEGCNNFCTFCIIPWARGLMRSRKPDSVLEQARQLVEAGYLEIVLTGIHTGGYGEDLEDYNLAKLLVDLHQVEGLKRIRISSIEASQITDEVIEVINSSDRVVRHLHVPLQAGDDEVLKRMRRKYTTAEFYEKMLKVREALPGVALTTDVIVGFPGETDEQFRNGYEFIKKIGFAELHVFPYSMRTGTPAARMTDQIPEEIKHERVTQLLELNRELTLQYAKQFVGDVLEVIPERPYKEAPESGLLMGYSDNYLNLVFPGDESMIGKICKVRLDEAGSEYCKGTFVRVLDHAYPIPLKEQVG from the coding sequence GTGTCAACGGTTGCTTTCCATACATTGGGATGTAAAGTAAACAGCTACGAAACGGAAGCGATCTGGCAGCTGTTTAAAAACAGCGGCTATGAACGCGTCGATTTTGAGCAGGACGAAGCTGACGTTTACGTCATTAATACATGCACAGTAACCAACACGGGCGACAAGAAGAGCCGTCAGGTGATTCGCCGGGCGATCCGCCGCAATCCAGACGCGATTGTCGCCGTGACCGGATGCTATGCGCAAACCTCGCCGGGTGAGATTGCCCAGATCCCCGGTGTTGATATTATCGTGGGTACGCAAGGGCGCGAGAAATTGATCGAGTACGTCGACCAGATCCGCAGAGAGCGCACTCCGATCAATGCGGTGGGGAATATTATGAAGGCCCGGGAATTCGAAGAGTTGGACGTGCCGAACTTTACGGACCGCACCCGCGCGTCTTTGAAAATCCAGGAGGGCTGCAACAACTTCTGTACCTTCTGCATCATTCCTTGGGCGCGCGGCCTGATGCGCTCCCGCAAGCCCGACAGTGTGCTCGAACAAGCCCGCCAGCTGGTGGAAGCCGGCTATCTGGAGATCGTGCTGACCGGTATCCACACGGGCGGCTACGGAGAAGACCTGGAAGATTACAATCTGGCCAAGCTGCTGGTGGATTTGCATCAGGTAGAAGGGTTGAAGCGCATCCGCATCAGCTCGATCGAGGCCAGCCAGATTACGGATGAGGTGATTGAGGTCATCAATTCCTCTGACCGCGTCGTCCGCCACTTGCACGTACCGCTTCAGGCAGGTGACGATGAGGTGCTGAAACGCATGCGCCGCAAGTACACCACAGCCGAATTTTATGAAAAAATGCTCAAGGTTCGCGAGGCGCTGCCGGGCGTGGCTTTGACCACAGACGTGATCGTCGGTTTCCCCGGCGAGACGGACGAGCAGTTCCGCAACGGCTACGAGTTTATCAAGAAAATCGGCTTTGCCGAGCTTCACGTATTCCCGTACTCGATGCGCACAGGCACGCCGGCAGCCCGGATGACGGATCAGATTCCGGAAGAGATCAAGCACGAGCGCGTGACCCAGCTGCTTGAGCTGAATCGCGAGCTGACTCTGCAGTATGCGAAGCAGTTCGTCGGCGACGTCTTGGAGGTCATTCCCGAGCGCCCCTACAAAGAAGCTCCCGAAAGCGGCCTCTTGATGGGCTATTCGGACAACTACCTCAATCTTGTCTTCCCTGGCGATGAATCGATGATCGGCAAAATCTGCAAGGTGCGGCTTGACGAGGCCGGCTCGGAATACTGCAAAGGCACCTTTGTCCGCGTGCTGGATCATGCCTACCCGATTCCGTTGAAGGAACAAGTGGGATGA